A part of Arthrobacter dokdonellae genomic DNA contains:
- a CDS encoding ABC transporter substrate-binding protein, with the protein MSNSLQNLPLSQASRRTFLKAAGVLGTATAFTATLAACGGPSKSTNKGAANNGTVNKDLSIEAGISYSLSTGFDPMSSSGATPLAANLHIFEGLVELHPATREPYNALAASDPKKVDDKTYQVTIRDGAKFHNGSPVTTDDVVYSFERVLDPANAALFAQFIFFIDSVKKVDAKTVEFKLNTPFTGFGPRISVVKVVPKALAEKDQKAFDANPVGTGPYKFVSAAKDDKIVFARNDDYNGPKPALAKDMTWFLLADASARVTAMQSGRVQAIEDVPYLDVDSLKNKVDVESVQSFGLMFLMFNLSRAPFDKKEVRQALHYALDKESIIKTAMLGNATAASSFFQEGSPNYQKASTVYGYDAAKAKSLLAAAGASNLKLTLTTTDTAWVKDVAPLIKKNWDAIGVSTTLESLASAAVYAPDKVGGLNYDVVAAPGDPSVFGNDADILLSWWFRGDTWAKNRFAWNTSAEYKQVQTKLNAAVAAPDADAKALYKEIVDIIADAVPLYPIFHRKLPTAWDAKKLKGFAPLPTTGVSFIGVGRTS; encoded by the coding sequence ATGAGCAACTCTCTTCAGAACCTGCCTTTGAGCCAGGCCTCGCGCCGCACGTTCCTCAAGGCCGCCGGTGTCCTTGGAACCGCAACCGCATTCACTGCAACCCTCGCCGCCTGCGGCGGCCCGTCGAAGTCGACGAACAAGGGCGCCGCCAACAACGGCACGGTCAATAAGGACCTCTCCATCGAGGCCGGCATCTCCTACTCCCTGTCGACCGGCTTCGACCCGATGAGCTCCTCCGGCGCCACGCCCCTGGCCGCCAACCTGCACATCTTCGAAGGCCTGGTGGAACTCCACCCGGCCACGCGGGAACCCTACAACGCCCTCGCCGCCTCCGACCCGAAGAAGGTTGACGACAAGACCTACCAGGTCACCATCCGCGACGGCGCCAAGTTCCACAACGGCTCCCCCGTCACCACCGACGACGTGGTCTACTCCTTCGAGCGCGTGCTGGACCCGGCGAACGCCGCCCTGTTCGCGCAGTTCATCTTCTTCATCGACTCGGTGAAGAAGGTCGACGCCAAGACCGTCGAGTTCAAGCTCAACACCCCGTTCACCGGCTTTGGCCCGCGCATCTCGGTCGTCAAGGTGGTTCCCAAGGCACTCGCCGAAAAGGACCAGAAGGCCTTTGACGCCAACCCCGTGGGCACCGGCCCGTACAAGTTCGTCTCCGCCGCGAAGGACGACAAGATCGTCTTCGCCCGCAACGACGACTACAACGGCCCCAAGCCCGCCCTGGCCAAGGACATGACCTGGTTCCTGCTGGCCGACGCCAGCGCCCGCGTCACCGCAATGCAGTCCGGCCGTGTCCAGGCCATCGAGGACGTCCCCTACCTGGACGTCGACTCGCTGAAGAACAAGGTCGACGTCGAGTCGGTCCAGTCCTTCGGCCTGATGTTCCTCATGTTCAACCTCAGCCGCGCACCGTTCGACAAGAAGGAAGTCCGCCAGGCCCTGCACTACGCCCTGGACAAGGAATCCATCATCAAGACGGCGATGCTCGGCAACGCCACGGCGGCGAGTTCCTTCTTCCAGGAAGGCAGCCCCAACTACCAAAAGGCTTCCACGGTGTACGGCTACGACGCCGCGAAGGCCAAGTCCCTGCTGGCCGCGGCCGGCGCCTCGAACCTGAAGCTGACGCTCACCACCACCGACACGGCCTGGGTCAAGGACGTTGCCCCGCTGATCAAGAAGAATTGGGACGCGATCGGCGTCAGCACGACGCTGGAGTCCCTTGCCTCCGCCGCCGTGTACGCCCCGGACAAGGTGGGCGGGCTGAACTACGACGTCGTCGCCGCCCCGGGCGACCCGTCGGTCTTCGGCAACGACGCTGACATCCTGCTGAGCTGGTGGTTCCGCGGAGACACCTGGGCCAAGAACCGCTTCGCCTGGAACACCAGCGCCGAGTACAAGCAGGTCCAGACCAAGCTCAACGCCGCCGTCGCCGCCCCCGACGCCGATGCCAAGGCCCTGTACAAGGAGATCGTCGACATCATCGCCGACGCCGTCCCGCTGTACCCGATCTTCCACCGCAAGCTGCCCACCGCCTGGGACGCAAAGAAGCTCAAGGGCTTCGCACCGCTGCCCACGACGGGCGTGTCCTTCATCGGAGTCGGCCGGACCTCCTAG
- a CDS encoding phosphoenolpyruvate carboxykinase (GTP), translated as MGHAPVQDSVEQAMTTHEGLAAWVAEIAALTQPRDIHWVDGSADEYAALTGELVEGGTLTRLNPELFPNSFAAFSDPKDVARVEGRTYICSEKERDAGFTNNWMDPAEMKGILKDRFAGSMRGRTMYVIPFVMGPLDAEDPKFGVEITDSAYVVASMRIMARIGTDVLRRIEQTDAFFVPALHSVGAPLEPGQQDVPWPCSDEKWIVHFPEERSIFSYGSGYGGNALLGKKCFALRIASVMARDEGWLAEHMLILKLTSPENKSYHVAAAFPSACGKTNLALLDPTVPGWKAETLGDDINWMRFGKEGELRAVNPEAGLFGVAPGTGWSTNPNAMAAIAKGNSLFTNVALTDDGGVWWEGMTDDVPAHLTDWQGNSWTPEAGHPAAHPNSRFCTPIDQVDMLSKEYFSPEGVEINAILFGGRRKTTIPLVTQARDWTHGIFMGSTLSSETTAAAAGAVGVVRRDPMAMLPFIGYDAGDYLKHWIELSGKANQDRLPKIFLVNWFRRTSTGGFAWPGFGENSRVLKWAIERIEGTADAVETPIGYVPTPASLDLEGLDVSPSDLEDALKVDAREWSEELAGIDEWYARFGASLPAEMAAELSGLKARFTA; from the coding sequence ATGGGCCACGCGCCAGTGCAGGATTCGGTTGAGCAGGCAATGACCACCCATGAAGGCCTCGCCGCGTGGGTCGCGGAAATCGCAGCACTCACCCAGCCGCGGGACATCCACTGGGTTGACGGGTCCGCGGACGAGTATGCGGCGCTCACGGGTGAATTGGTGGAAGGCGGGACGCTGACCCGGTTGAACCCGGAACTGTTCCCCAACTCGTTCGCGGCGTTCTCGGACCCCAAGGACGTCGCACGCGTCGAGGGGCGCACCTACATCTGCTCCGAGAAGGAGCGCGATGCCGGCTTCACCAACAACTGGATGGATCCCGCGGAAATGAAGGGGATCCTGAAGGACCGCTTCGCCGGCAGCATGCGCGGCCGGACCATGTACGTCATTCCCTTTGTCATGGGCCCGCTCGACGCCGAGGATCCCAAGTTCGGCGTCGAGATCACCGACTCCGCGTACGTCGTGGCCTCCATGCGCATCATGGCGCGCATCGGCACCGACGTGCTGCGCAGGATTGAGCAGACCGACGCGTTTTTTGTGCCCGCCCTCCACTCCGTCGGCGCCCCGCTGGAACCCGGACAGCAGGACGTGCCGTGGCCGTGCAGTGATGAAAAGTGGATTGTGCACTTCCCGGAGGAGCGTTCCATTTTCTCCTATGGCTCCGGCTACGGCGGCAACGCGCTGCTGGGCAAGAAGTGCTTTGCCCTGCGCATCGCCTCGGTCATGGCCCGTGACGAGGGCTGGCTGGCCGAGCACATGCTCATCCTCAAGCTCACCAGCCCCGAGAACAAGAGCTACCACGTGGCCGCCGCTTTCCCGTCGGCGTGCGGCAAGACGAACCTTGCGCTGCTGGACCCCACCGTCCCCGGCTGGAAGGCCGAGACCCTCGGCGATGACATCAACTGGATGCGGTTTGGCAAGGAAGGCGAGCTGCGCGCCGTCAATCCGGAGGCCGGGCTGTTCGGTGTGGCACCCGGAACCGGCTGGTCCACCAACCCCAACGCCATGGCTGCCATTGCCAAGGGCAACTCCCTCTTCACCAACGTGGCCCTGACGGACGACGGCGGCGTGTGGTGGGAGGGCATGACCGACGACGTTCCCGCGCACCTGACCGACTGGCAGGGCAACAGCTGGACCCCGGAGGCCGGGCACCCGGCCGCGCATCCGAACTCCCGCTTCTGCACGCCCATCGACCAGGTGGACATGCTCTCCAAGGAGTACTTCTCCCCGGAGGGCGTGGAGATCAACGCCATCCTGTTCGGTGGCCGCCGCAAGACCACCATCCCCCTGGTGACGCAGGCCCGCGACTGGACGCACGGCATCTTCATGGGCTCCACGCTGTCCTCGGAGACCACGGCCGCCGCCGCCGGCGCCGTCGGCGTGGTCCGCCGCGACCCGATGGCCATGCTGCCCTTCATCGGCTACGACGCCGGCGACTACCTCAAGCACTGGATTGAACTTTCCGGCAAGGCCAACCAGGACCGGCTGCCCAAGATCTTCCTGGTCAACTGGTTCCGCCGCACGTCCACCGGTGGCTTCGCGTGGCCGGGCTTCGGCGAGAACAGCCGCGTGCTCAAGTGGGCCATCGAGCGCATCGAAGGCACCGCCGACGCGGTCGAGACGCCCATCGGCTATGTCCCCACCCCCGCCTCCCTGGACCTGGAGGGATTGGACGTGTCGCCGTCGGACTTGGAGGACGCGCTCAAGGTCGATGCGCGCGAGTGGAGTGAGGAACTGGCCGGCATTGACGAGTGGTACGCCCGCTTTGGCGCTTCCCTCCCGGCCGAAATGGCCGCGGAACTCTCCGGTCTCAAGGCCCGCTTCACCGCCTGA
- a CDS encoding globin domain-containing protein encodes MLSDKSRPLIEATLPLVGSRLGAITPNFYRRMFAAHPELLNGLFSRANQNNGEQQKALAGSIAGFASALVANPDLIPEQMLSRIAHKHTSLGITEDQYQIVYKYLFEAIAEELADVITAEIAEAWTEVYWLMANALVKIEKGLYAAQANDKMWMPWTVVEKHPAGTDCMTFVLEPADDTPVTVARPGQFVSVKVALPDGLLQCRQYSLSSDVESTTRRVFTTKRDDGGEVSPVLHRNVQVGDVVELSNPYGDVTLDDGDGPVVFATAGIGCTPSASALRHLASTGADREVMVLHAEKNLEAWALREQMTSDVETIDGARLQLWLEEPAEGFHKGFMTLEGLDIPADASMYVCGPLPFMKAIRSQAIDAGIPAAKIHYEVFGPDLWLAGAAS; translated from the coding sequence ATGCTTTCGGACAAGTCCCGCCCGTTGATTGAGGCCACCCTCCCGCTCGTCGGGTCCCGCCTCGGCGCCATCACCCCCAACTTTTACCGCCGCATGTTCGCCGCCCACCCGGAACTGCTGAACGGGCTGTTCAGCCGCGCCAACCAAAACAACGGCGAGCAGCAAAAGGCCCTGGCCGGCTCCATCGCCGGCTTCGCCTCCGCCCTCGTGGCCAATCCGGACCTCATCCCCGAGCAGATGCTCAGCCGCATCGCGCACAAGCACACCTCCCTGGGCATCACCGAGGACCAGTACCAGATCGTCTACAAGTACCTCTTCGAGGCCATCGCCGAGGAACTTGCCGACGTCATCACCGCCGAGATCGCCGAAGCCTGGACCGAGGTCTACTGGCTCATGGCCAACGCGCTGGTCAAGATCGAGAAGGGCCTGTACGCGGCCCAGGCCAATGACAAGATGTGGATGCCGTGGACCGTGGTGGAGAAGCACCCTGCCGGCACCGACTGCATGACATTCGTCCTTGAACCGGCGGATGACACTCCCGTCACCGTGGCCCGGCCCGGCCAGTTCGTCTCGGTCAAGGTGGCCCTGCCCGACGGCCTGCTCCAGTGCCGCCAGTACTCGCTCTCCTCCGACGTGGAATCCACCACCCGCCGCGTGTTCACCACCAAGCGCGACGACGGCGGCGAGGTCTCGCCGGTGCTGCACCGGAACGTGCAGGTAGGGGACGTCGTCGAACTTTCCAACCCGTACGGCGACGTGACCCTGGACGACGGCGACGGCCCCGTGGTCTTTGCCACCGCCGGGATCGGCTGCACCCCCTCGGCGTCGGCCCTGCGCCATCTGGCGTCGACTGGGGCGGACCGCGAGGTCATGGTGCTGCACGCCGAGAAGAACCTCGAGGCGTGGGCGCTGCGGGAGCAGATGACCTCCGACGTGGAGACCATTGACGGCGCCCGGCTGCAGCTATGGCTGGAGGAGCCGGCAGAAGGATTCCATAAGGGATTCATGACGCTGGAGGGCCTGGACATCCCGGCCGACGCGTCGATGTACGTGTGCGGCCCGCTGCCCTTCATGAAGGCCATCCGCAGCCAGGCCATCGACGCCGGCATCCCCGCCGCGAAGATCCACTACGAGGTGTTCGGCCCGGACCTCTGGCTCGCCGGCGCAGCTTCCTAG
- a CDS encoding ABC transporter permease yields MILGVTLLVFVVLKFAPGDRAVAALGEGASPAALAQYRAANGFNDPLFIQYFRYLGRLITGDFGSTLPPAKPITEVIASAFPVTLQLTFLGVLIAVVISLVFGVLAALYRDTWVDQAIRVFSIAGIATPSFWLGILLIQWFALGSNSWFPSGGLADPSEGFSGWLSSMVLPALALAIPVAASLIRVVRTSMVEELDRDYVRTAIGNGVPYFTVVSRNVLRNALVTPVTVLGLRIGYLLGGAVVIEMIFSLPGMGQQILNGITNSDTNLVQGVVLVIAVTFVVVNILVDLLYLLINPRIRTV; encoded by the coding sequence ATGATCCTGGGTGTCACCCTGTTGGTCTTCGTGGTGCTGAAGTTCGCTCCCGGCGACCGTGCCGTTGCCGCACTGGGTGAAGGGGCCTCCCCGGCAGCCCTGGCGCAGTACCGCGCGGCCAACGGGTTCAACGACCCCCTCTTCATCCAATACTTCCGCTACCTGGGCCGGCTGATCACGGGCGACTTTGGTTCAACGCTGCCACCGGCCAAGCCCATCACCGAGGTCATTGCCAGCGCCTTCCCCGTCACCTTGCAGCTGACCTTCCTGGGCGTGCTGATCGCCGTGGTGATCTCCCTGGTCTTCGGCGTCCTGGCGGCGCTGTACCGCGACACCTGGGTCGACCAGGCCATCCGCGTCTTCTCCATCGCCGGCATCGCCACGCCGTCGTTCTGGCTCGGCATCCTGCTCATCCAGTGGTTCGCCCTCGGGAGCAACTCCTGGTTCCCCTCCGGCGGCCTGGCCGACCCCTCCGAGGGCTTCTCCGGATGGCTCAGTTCCATGGTCCTGCCGGCCCTGGCCCTGGCCATCCCCGTCGCCGCGTCGCTTATCCGCGTCGTGCGCACCTCCATGGTGGAGGAACTGGACCGCGACTACGTCCGCACCGCGATCGGCAACGGCGTCCCCTACTTCACGGTCGTCTCCCGCAACGTGCTGCGCAACGCCCTGGTCACCCCGGTGACGGTGCTGGGACTGCGCATCGGCTACCTGCTCGGCGGCGCCGTCGTGATCGAAATGATCTTCTCCCTGCCCGGAATGGGCCAGCAGATCCTCAACGGCATCACCAACTCCGACACCAACCTCGTCCAGGGCGTGGTCCTGGTGATCGCGGTGACGTTCGTGGTCGTGAACATCCTGGTGGACCTGCTCTACCTGCTCATCAACCCCAGAATCAGGACGGTCTAA
- a CDS encoding FadR/GntR family transcriptional regulator: MATSTIVPRARFSAQVRLRALQADIMELILDRDLDAGDPMPTESELSEVLGVGRNTLRESLKVLQALGVIEIRHGFGMFVAPSNFDALADGLTFRGRLSLRHEGLEALQLVDIRQALESGLIGGCIGQATEADLARIEQAVVKMETLAGRGETFTEADAEFHRLLFEPLGNDLLMNLMSVFWKVYRKIHLEIGVTTTDLVMTAAQHRAIYDAVVAEDAATASELLSRHFDGIRHKIHEFVAKN, translated from the coding sequence TTGGCCACTTCCACCATAGTCCCGCGTGCACGATTCAGTGCCCAGGTGCGCCTGCGCGCCCTACAGGCAGACATCATGGAGCTGATCCTGGACCGCGACCTGGATGCCGGGGACCCCATGCCCACCGAGAGTGAGCTGTCTGAGGTCCTCGGCGTGGGACGCAACACTCTGCGCGAGTCCCTCAAGGTGCTCCAGGCCCTGGGCGTCATTGAGATCCGGCACGGCTTCGGCATGTTTGTAGCCCCCAGCAATTTCGATGCGCTGGCGGACGGCCTGACCTTCCGGGGCCGCCTGTCGCTGCGGCATGAAGGGCTGGAGGCGCTGCAGCTGGTGGACATCCGGCAGGCGCTCGAATCAGGCCTGATCGGCGGCTGCATCGGGCAGGCAACCGAAGCGGACCTGGCGCGCATTGAGCAGGCCGTGGTCAAGATGGAGACCCTGGCCGGCCGGGGGGAGACCTTCACCGAGGCCGACGCCGAGTTCCACCGGCTCCTCTTTGAACCGCTGGGCAACGACCTGCTCATGAACCTCATGAGTGTGTTCTGGAAGGTCTACCGCAAGATCCACCTGGAAATCGGTGTCACCACCACGGACCTGGTGATGACCGCGGCGCAGCACCGGGCCATCTACGACGCCGTGGTGGCGGAGGATGCAGCCACGGCGTCGGAACTGCTCAGCCGCCACTTCGACGGCATCCGCCACAAGATCCACGAATTCGTCGCCAAGAACTGA
- a CDS encoding phosphomannomutase/phosphoglucomutase, which yields MTSAENVPVDLSLSFKAYDVRGIVGETITAASVEAVGAAFVDVLELAGQTVLVGGDMRPSSPGFSQAFAEGASGRGANVQLLGLISTDELYFACGALKAAGAVFTASHNPAQYNGMKMAKAGAVPVSSETGLMDIRDLAQKYLADGIPAGEKGTIADTDVLAKYAAYLRTLVDLSGSRPLKVVVDAGNGMAGMTTPAVLGDTLLPGLPFEIVPLYFELDGTFPNHPANPLEPANLRDLKAAVVEHGADIGLAFDGDADRCFVIDELGAPVSPSAVTALVARREIARAKAGGEEHPAVIHNLITSRAVPELIAHDGGRAVRTRVGHSFIKATMAAEGAVFGGEHSAHYYFRDFFNADTGMLAAMHVLAALGEQDGPLSELGREYEPYVSSGEINSQLADVPAAVARVREAYTRDDVTIDELDGLTFTAADGRWWFNLRASNTEPFLRLNAEAVDATTMADIRDDVLALVRQ from the coding sequence GTGACTAGCGCAGAGAATGTACCCGTTGACCTGTCCCTGTCGTTCAAGGCCTACGACGTGCGGGGCATTGTGGGCGAGACCATTACGGCCGCGTCCGTGGAAGCCGTGGGCGCGGCTTTCGTGGACGTGCTCGAACTTGCCGGGCAAACCGTGCTGGTGGGCGGGGACATGCGCCCCTCCTCCCCCGGTTTCTCCCAGGCCTTTGCGGAGGGCGCATCGGGCCGCGGCGCCAACGTGCAGCTGTTGGGGCTGATCTCCACCGATGAACTGTACTTTGCCTGCGGCGCCTTGAAAGCCGCCGGTGCCGTCTTCACGGCCAGCCACAACCCGGCTCAATACAACGGCATGAAAATGGCCAAGGCCGGCGCGGTGCCCGTCTCCTCCGAAACCGGACTGATGGACATCCGGGACTTGGCCCAGAAGTACCTCGCCGACGGCATTCCCGCCGGCGAGAAAGGCACGATCGCCGACACCGACGTCTTGGCAAAGTACGCCGCGTACCTGCGCACCCTGGTGGACCTCTCCGGTTCACGCCCCCTGAAGGTCGTGGTGGACGCCGGCAACGGCATGGCCGGCATGACCACGCCCGCCGTCCTGGGCGACACCCTCCTGCCCGGCCTGCCCTTTGAGATCGTGCCCCTGTATTTTGAGCTGGACGGCACCTTCCCGAACCACCCCGCCAACCCGTTGGAGCCGGCCAACCTGCGCGACTTGAAGGCAGCCGTCGTCGAGCATGGCGCGGACATTGGCCTGGCGTTCGACGGCGACGCGGACCGCTGCTTCGTCATCGACGAGCTCGGCGCGCCCGTCTCGCCGTCGGCCGTCACCGCGCTCGTGGCGCGCCGGGAAATTGCCCGCGCCAAGGCCGGCGGCGAGGAACATCCCGCCGTCATCCACAACCTGATCACCTCCCGCGCGGTGCCCGAACTCATCGCCCACGACGGCGGCCGTGCCGTCCGCACGCGGGTGGGCCACTCGTTCATCAAGGCCACGATGGCTGCCGAGGGAGCCGTGTTTGGCGGGGAGCACTCGGCGCACTACTACTTCCGGGACTTCTTCAACGCGGACACCGGCATGCTCGCCGCCATGCACGTCCTCGCCGCCCTGGGCGAGCAGGACGGACCGCTCTCCGAGCTGGGCCGCGAATACGAGCCTTATGTCTCCAGCGGCGAAATCAACTCCCAGCTGGCCGACGTCCCCGCCGCCGTGGCCCGGGTCCGGGAAGCCTACACGCGCGACGACGTCACCATCGACGAGCTCGACGGCCTCACGTTCACCGCGGCGGACGGGCGCTGGTGGTTCAACCTGCGCGCGTCCAACACCGAACCGTTCCTGCGCCTGAACGCCGAGGCCGTGGACGCCACCACCATGGCGGACATCCGCGACGACGTGCTCGCGCTCGTGCGCCAGTGA
- a CDS encoding RecQ family ATP-dependent DNA helicase produces the protein MAEPVTTRAEALEILRRLVGRADANFHEGQFEAIEALVDAGRRALVVQRTGWGKSAVYFVSSLLLRARGAGPTLIVSPLLALMRDQVAAAGRAGVRAMAINSANATEWGAISAALAADEVDVLLVSPERLTNPSFRENQLPTLIRRTGLLVIDEAHCISDWGHDFRPDYRRIADLIAQLPASVPVLATTATANSRVVADIEDQLGAGVFTIRGALARKSLRLGVLRLADSRDRLGWLLTHLADLPGSGIIYTLTVSAAEDTARLLAEAGHVVRPYTGRTDPMDRESLEEALKNNQVKALVATSALGMGFDKPDLGFVVHLGAPSSPVAYYQQVGRAGRGSANADVLLLPGTEDAEIWQYFATASMPSAEKATAVLEALGEAARPMSTPALEARVDLRRTPLELLLKVLGVDGAVRRVSGGWESTGQPWTYDADRYRRIAQARVDEQDSMVEYERMTGCRMEYLAAALDDSTAAPCGRCDGCAGRWFRTDIGSGAVAAASESLSHAGLPVDPRTLWPTGMDRLGVPVKGKLKPEEQVAPGRALARLTDLGWGNALRAMFAAGGADAPLDPAMAKAVVAVLRDWGQARWAGQGRPVALVSMPSRGKPQLVRSLAQAMCEIGRLPYLGELSLEFGGPTGERGGNSAYRLAGVWDRFSVGPELAAAITAYPGGPVLLIDDLVDSRWTITVAGRALRQAGATQVLPLVLAQAG, from the coding sequence ATGGCCGAGCCTGTCACCACCCGTGCCGAGGCGCTGGAGATCCTTCGCCGGCTGGTGGGCCGCGCGGACGCCAATTTCCACGAGGGGCAGTTTGAGGCCATCGAGGCGCTGGTCGACGCCGGGCGCCGGGCCCTCGTGGTTCAGCGCACCGGCTGGGGGAAGTCGGCGGTGTACTTTGTCTCATCGCTGCTTCTACGCGCCCGTGGCGCCGGGCCCACGCTCATCGTCTCGCCGCTGCTGGCCCTGATGCGGGACCAGGTGGCCGCCGCCGGGCGGGCCGGCGTGCGGGCCATGGCCATCAACTCCGCCAACGCCACTGAGTGGGGCGCGATTTCAGCTGCACTGGCGGCTGACGAGGTGGATGTGCTGCTCGTGTCGCCGGAGCGCCTGACCAACCCGTCCTTCCGGGAAAACCAGCTGCCCACGTTGATCCGGCGCACGGGCCTGCTGGTCATTGACGAGGCCCACTGCATTTCCGACTGGGGCCACGACTTCCGCCCGGACTACCGCCGCATTGCCGACCTCATCGCCCAGTTGCCCGCCTCGGTGCCGGTGCTGGCCACGACGGCCACGGCCAACTCACGCGTGGTTGCGGACATAGAGGACCAGCTGGGCGCCGGCGTATTCACCATCCGTGGAGCCCTGGCACGCAAGTCCCTGCGGCTGGGCGTGCTGAGACTGGCTGATTCCCGCGACCGCCTGGGGTGGCTGCTGACGCACCTGGCAGACCTTCCGGGCAGCGGCATCATCTACACGTTGACGGTTTCGGCAGCCGAAGACACGGCACGGCTGCTGGCCGAGGCCGGACATGTGGTTCGCCCCTACACCGGGCGCACGGACCCCATGGACCGTGAGTCGCTTGAGGAGGCGCTGAAGAACAACCAGGTCAAGGCATTGGTGGCCACGAGCGCCTTGGGCATGGGGTTCGACAAGCCCGACCTGGGATTCGTGGTCCACCTGGGGGCGCCGTCGTCCCCGGTGGCGTACTACCAGCAGGTGGGCCGTGCCGGACGTGGCAGCGCCAACGCCGACGTCCTGCTGCTTCCCGGCACGGAGGACGCGGAGATCTGGCAGTACTTTGCCACGGCGTCCATGCCCTCGGCGGAAAAGGCGACGGCCGTTTTGGAGGCGTTGGGGGAGGCGGCCAGGCCCATGTCCACCCCCGCGCTGGAGGCCCGCGTGGACTTGCGTCGCACGCCGCTGGAACTGCTGCTCAAGGTGCTGGGCGTGGACGGTGCCGTGCGCCGTGTGTCTGGCGGCTGGGAATCCACCGGGCAGCCATGGACCTACGACGCCGATCGGTACCGGCGCATCGCCCAGGCCCGGGTAGATGAGCAAGACTCGATGGTCGAGTACGAGCGGATGACCGGCTGCCGGATGGAATACCTGGCCGCGGCCCTGGACGATTCCACGGCGGCGCCCTGCGGCCGCTGCGACGGGTGTGCCGGACGCTGGTTCCGGACGGACATCGGATCCGGTGCGGTCGCCGCCGCCAGCGAATCACTGAGCCATGCGGGCCTGCCCGTCGATCCACGGACCTTGTGGCCTACGGGCATGGACAGGCTCGGCGTGCCGGTCAAGGGCAAGCTCAAGCCGGAGGAGCAGGTGGCACCGGGAAGGGCCCTGGCCAGGCTCACCGACCTCGGCTGGGGCAACGCGCTCCGGGCCATGTTTGCCGCCGGCGGCGCGGACGCCCCGCTCGATCCGGCCATGGCGAAGGCCGTGGTGGCTGTGCTGCGCGACTGGGGTCAGGCTCGCTGGGCCGGGCAGGGCCGTCCTGTGGCGCTCGTGTCGATGCCCTCGCGGGGCAAGCCGCAGCTTGTGCGCTCGCTGGCGCAGGCCATGTGCGAGATCGGCCGGCTGCCCTACCTGGGTGAACTGTCGCTCGAGTTTGGCGGTCCCACCGGGGAGCGCGGCGGCAACAGCGCCTACCGGCTGGCCGGTGTCTGGGACAGGTTCAGCGTGGGCCCCGAGCTGGCCGCCGCCATCACCGCCTACCCCGGAGGGCCCGTCCTGCTCATCGACGACCTCGTGGACAGCCGCTGGACGATCACCGTCGCCGGCCGCGCCCTCCGCCAGGCCGGCGCCACGCAGGTCCTGCCGCTGGTCCTCGCCCAGGCCGGGTAA
- a CDS encoding RrF2 family transcriptional regulator: MRINAFSDVSLRLLMLLSATSELQTTRELAELVDTPYNHVSKAVLRLRQMGMLVAVRGRSGGVRISDEGLQATVGGVLRVLDDRADVAACESESGDCPLAHGCGLRGALNQAREAFYASLDTVTIASLARSRQAGPVPVTLHTRRAG, from the coding sequence TTGCGCATCAACGCCTTCTCAGACGTCAGCCTCCGCCTGCTCATGCTGCTCTCCGCCACCTCGGAGCTGCAGACCACCCGTGAGCTGGCGGAACTGGTCGACACCCCCTACAACCACGTGAGCAAGGCCGTGCTGAGGCTGCGGCAGATGGGCATGCTGGTCGCCGTCCGAGGCCGCAGCGGAGGCGTACGCATCTCCGACGAAGGCCTGCAGGCAACGGTGGGCGGCGTCCTGCGCGTCCTGGACGACCGCGCGGATGTCGCCGCGTGCGAGTCCGAAAGCGGCGACTGCCCCCTGGCTCACGGTTGCGGGCTGCGCGGAGCGCTCAACCAGGCCCGCGAGGCATTTTACGCCTCCCTCGACACTGTGACGATTGCCAGCCTCGCCAGGTCCCGGCAGGCCGGCCCCGTCCCCGTGACCTTGCACACACGCCGGGCGGGCTGA